The sequence aattataaacatttatcttctttttatttttttaaacttttttaataatatgatttttcctttttaatttatatcatggacttacctataaaataaataatattatttataaattaaaaaataaaaagtatttaagcatatataatgctggataataaaataatgagcatagtaaaaaaattaattaaaaagatttgttagtaataataattttagtattaacaacaaaaattcaaaaatttatttacacaactcagaatgaaagaaaataaatgttgtaaaatatatattccatgcacgtaatataaaaataattatttaaataaagtatttttataatacacattatatattcttgaaaattatgctcaattatattatatatattccatgcaccaGGGGCGTATCTAGGGGGAGGGGGTTCCATGTGGCACGTGAACCCATGCTCCCCTCACTAAATCATGTATAGTaatgttatatatttttttaaaatatatgttTGTGCACCCATGCTCAAAGTATTATATAATGTGATGGTTATTGGATGTATCTCTCTAGGTGAGGCTGTGAGTTCAAATCTTATGTCAATCTTAttgttttttcctctcttttttttctagaACTAGACGCCCACGGGAATGGGCGTGTCTGGTGTTATTTATTGCGTATTTTAagtactttttctttttatttcttttttgtttggattcttcaaaattttcacacattGAAATTCCTATTCTTCTTTTGTCGCTGTAAAAtcttatatgattaaacaaaatatgtatattaaaaCTAGAAGTAGTGTATGATGTAGCATATAGTCAATGGGTTCAACTGATCCCaatattttcaacatgaaaaataAATATAGATTTAAGAAAATTCCTATTTAAAAAGTGTAATGGGTAGTAATCGTAAGAACTAAAAAtattgaacccataaaatttataTTCTGGATCCACCTCTTTTTAATAGTGCACCCATCCTCTCAAAATCTTGGATACGCCTTTGCCATGAACGACTtaacatagcatattttaccccatacagatagtccccatactttccggtgacataactttgtgtcgtCGGAAAGTTAGTAGaaacataataatataattgagcataattttcaagaatatataatgtatattataaaaatacctttatttaagtaattattcttatattacgtgcatggaatatatattttacaacctttattttctttcattctggattgtgtaaataaatttttgaatttttgttgttaatattaaaattattattatgaacaaattattctaattaatttttttactatgctcattattttgttattctaACATTATAGatgcttaaatactttttatttttttaatttataaattatagtatttatttattctataagTAAGTTCGTAacataaattaaaaaggaaaaaatcataatattaaaaagtttaaaaaaataaaaagaagataaatgtttataatttagagggtaaaataggcatttggcaatccaaaatttggaaaatctagtTGAGTCACCTTCTGAGTGTAATAGGCATAGttcagtgactttgttgttacaaacgaaagaaaagtgactttaggagataatttgggatagttgagTGACTATTTGAGTAATTGACTCGAATTTGAACATTAAGAACTAAGCTTGAGGTAAAATGGTTGCAAAAATTGGAGTTGGAGGCAACTCTTTCGCATATTCAGTAGTGTGAGATGTAGACTTTGATGTTCCTTTTTTTTAGTTCAACATTACTTGTATCCTTTGATTCCATGATTATTACTCAGCATACGAGTAGTCGAGGGAATGAAATGGCGATGAAATCAATTATTCATGAGCTTAAGGGGGTAGGAGATAATGTAGATAGCAAATCAAAAAAGCAAGCTGAGAGGAAGTGTGTATTGAGCCGTGGAAGGTCATATGTGGCTCCTGAGAGGTTAACATCCTCTCCATGTATATTCATTCAAGAAAGTCTGTGGGCGAGTTTGCCACATGAACTGCTGCTTGACATAATCCAGCGAATAGAGGCAAGTGAGATAACATGGCCTGCCCGTAGAGATGTAGTTACCTGTGCCTCTGTGTGCCGGTCCTGGAGGGAAACAACCAAGGAGGTTGTTAGAACTCCGGAACAATGTGGGCTGCTGACTTTTCCTACGTCGTTGAAGCAGGTACATTTGATGTTGCATTATTTTCTTGTTCGTTTAGCTGTTTATTAGCAAACTGACCCTGATTTCACTTCTTGAATTCCTGTTAGCCTGGGCCTAGAGGTTGTCCAATTCAGTGCTTTATAAAAAGAGAAAGGGCAACATCAACTTTCCGATTATATCTTGGCCTGAGTCCTGGTAAATTATGATACTCTCGCCCTCCACTTTGTTCTTGATCTATCAATTCAAGTTTATTACTCTGACTTTCTAATTATATTTGTGATCAATCTCGTTGCTTTCCTAATAAATAGAAAATGTATGCACTTTGTACTTTTTCTCCCTCCAGTTGTGATTCAGTTCCTACACTTCTTCCTGATATCATTGATTCCAGCTTGAGATACCTTATCGAACGCTACTCTTCTGTCTCACTGTTATTACACCATCTTGATGATTCAGATGATAACTTGTGAGAAATTATCTTATATAGGTCTGATGATTTCAACATATTCAGCTCTTTCAGGAGATGCCAGTAAATTGCTATTGACGGCAAAGAAGATTAGAAGGGCCACATGCACTGCCTTCTTAACATCCATGTCGAAAGATGATTTTTCCCGGGCAAGTGATTGTTATGTTGGGAAGTTAAGGTTGGTATGAAGCTTCATCTTATTCTTTGTCTTAAGAAAAAAAGGCCAGATTGTCCTCCTGCTACTAATTGCTTCCATTGATCAGGTCTAATTTTCTCGGGACTAAGTTTGTTATTTATGACGCTCAGCAACCATGCAATTTATTGATCCACTCCAGTGGTGTGTTACATAAAAAGTTTGCTATGAAGAAGGTAGAGCCATAGCAGTTATTTGGAAATCACAATGTGGACACCATTTCTTAGGAAGTCAATGTTCTACGTACAAGGGGGCCAAGAAGAATGCAGTGCACTATGCATGTGATCCCTTCCACTGCAATTCAAGAAGGTGGATCTGCTCCTACACCAGCAACTTTCAAAGAACACGTTCAGTGCAATTCATCTTCAGTATCAGCAGTTTCAAATAGGACAGTCCAAGATTCTATTTGTAGTTGTTTCGATGAGCCAGTTGAAACAATTCTAAAGAATACAGAACCTTTGATTTTGAGGAATAAAGCTCCAAGATGGCATGAACAATTGCAATGTTGGTGTCTGAATTTGAAAGGCCGTGTTACAGTGGCCTCTGTCAGAATTTTCAGCTGGTGGCCTCCTCTGGCACATCCCAGGGCATCCCAATCACAGAACTAGAAAAAGTAGTCTTGCAATTTGGGAAGATAGGGAAAGACATTTTCACCATGGATTACCACTACCCCCTATCGGCGTTCCAAGCATTTGCAATCTGTTTAAGTAGCTTTGACACCAAACCTGCTTGCGAGTagcctcttttcctttttcttttggctACTATTACATGCCATTTTGTGCTTTTGTCTTCAAAGTTGtgtatatatactttttttttagCCCTCTCCTTAGGAAGGATCTTTTATGTGCAGGCACAAAAGACATAGGTCGTTGTGTAGTAAGAATTTGGCTGATATGCTTCTAGTGCATGCAGTATTCTGCCTGCAAAAGTGGCAATTCTGTTGTATTCTTCAGCATGCTGTACTTATTCGAAAATTCTGTCAGTTCGCAAGAAGTAATTTGCCCTTTAACTAACATAGTGACGTTCTatcttctcctttctttttttcccttttcttcttctttccctaTGTTTCTCTCTTAATCAGATTTTGGCTAATCAGATTTTGCCAAGCATcagggtaggctgcctacatcacaccccctTGAAGTGCGTCCCTTCCCCAGATCCTGTGTGAACGCGGAATGCTTTGTGCGCCGGGCCGCCCTTTTAATCAGATTTTGGCTAATATTCACATATGCACATCAAAACGAGGCAGTAGAACAACATTTCATAACTATCATGTTTCATATATCACAGCCATCTCAATTGCAGTTGCTTTAAACAGAGGTTACTCAGTATGTACACAAGGATTTTTAACTTTTAACAATTACATGTATTACAACTGTAGTTTTCAAAGAATCTCTATCTCGTTATCATTACTCTTCTCCATGCAGCCAACATGGCAACCAGGGTTATCAGAATCACTTGGTTCAAGGAAAAGGCCTTTGAGGCATCTTCTTCTGATCTTTGGCTCGTATGTAAGTTTCTGGGCAGGGGTTACATTAAATTCAGCCTTGTGTGCCTCAAAGGGTCCTGTTCTCTCACTTGATCTTATAGGTTCTGAAGGCATACGAGGGAACAACATATGTATACCTGAATTTTTTGCCTCAATggcactatcaaatgtaattgaGTTGTTCATGCCCTGCACGTTGCAGTTTAGATATGCCTCTATTTCTTGACCTTCCATGGTCCTTACATCTTTTGGTCGTCTTCCCTCTGAATTTCCCTCTGCATCTGTAGTTGCATCGGCACTTTCATCTGGATTCAGTTTGTAGCCTCTGCGAATGTGGATTGCCCCTTCTTTTCTGGATGAGTCAGAACCAAGTTGCATAGATGCTCCTCTATTATCACCTGCAAGTGTGATCACACTCCCCGGTCCCTCTTCCAAATTTTGCTTGCCATCTCCAACTGCCATTCTATGAATAAACTTCGAGATGTTATCTTTTACCTCTTTGTTAAGGGGTATGTCTTGTTCAGTGGAAACCGCAGTTTCCTTACTGGAACTACTGGCaactgttttgttctttggctgAGATAAAACTGTTCTTGTATGTTTTGTGTTAGAGACAGGGTTCACCCGAATCTGATTATTATCAGAACTGGCTTGCTGCTCTGTATATGCTTGCTTTGATTGAAAAACAATGCCTGGCTGCTTTTTGGATGTCAGGAAACCACCAATATTTTCTCCTGCAGCATAGTTTTTATCCCTCATCTCATGCACAACTTCCTTCACTTCTCTAGTTTCCTGGATGTTTGTCTCTGACTGTGTCACCATCTTAGGTTTGCCATTGATTCCTGAAGAGTCTGATATCTGGGATGGTTCTTCGGTAATGCCTCTAGTGGATTTCACCTCTGATAGTTTTAAAGGTTGCATTATTTTTTCATGTGACCTAACTTTTGCTTCACTGTCACATATGGTCTCCTTCTTGGGAAGCTCCATTTGTTCTGACTGTGGCCGAAGTGCTGTGAGCTTTGGTTCTTTTCCATAAATTGATGTAAGTGCTTCAGTGGATTTGGAAGAAGGTTCTGAGCTGTCTACTTCTTTCAGTGGAGATATTGGCTGAGCAATTGTCTGATCCTTTTGTTGCATTTGAGAGGTTATACcagattgaagatttgaagaaatacTCTGGCTTGCAGGAGGAGGTACCTTTGAGGTTAATTGGTCCGTTGAGAGGACTTGGGGATCCTTGCGTGTTGGGTAGGATAGTTCAAGTGAAAGAAACGAAATGGGCTTCAAAACTGATCCCCTGGCGATAAGTGACTCATCCCAGGCATCAAAGGTAAGAGTGGAACATCAGATGGTGAGGCTGGTTGAGAACTGATCCCTTGCTGTTCTTGAGATGGTATCAATGGTTGAGACTCAGTTCTGGATGCCCGAATTTGAGAAGAGGGTGAGGGAGAAACTCCTGGAGGACTAGATGGTCCGCTCTGAGCTATTGTGGATGTTGGGGTGGTGCTTATGGTAGTGGTAGGGGTTTGAGTTTCAGATTGTGAACTAGCTGGAGCATTTGCTGGTGTAGAGTTTGAGGTCGATGGCTGGTTAGGGGCTTTGCTTTCAGCTGAAGGTTGAGCTGGTGAAGAAGGCTTTGCAGATGTTGTGGTTGAGGTGGCGCTTGGTGGCTGCTTGCGAGTTGGGTTTTCAGTTGTATGACTGGAAGACGGCATAGCTGTGGGCGTACTGCTGCTGGAGGGCTGTGAAGCAGCTCTTGAGCCAGTACGAGTTGAGGGAGCGCGACTTGTTTTGGTAGTAGGCTGAGTGGATGGTTTGCTTGCAGGTGTTGGAGCTGGAGATGGAGCAGGTGCAGGTTGTGACCAAGGAAGACGGAAGCGGTATGTGGATCTTCGTTTCATTTTTACTAGGATAAATGTTATATGATATTCAACCAGTGAGAAGCACCAATATATAAAGGTTTGCTTTTGATACCTTTGAACATTTGAAGACTTAGAATGTCTCAGCTTGCCTTCTTACCTTCACGTTTTGCTTCTTTTCCTCTCGCCGCAGGTAACCTTTCTCTGGAATTCCAATAATGAAATTTGCCTTATGGTTGAGGTTAGCATCTAACTTTGTTTCTTCTCTGCATGGATTAGCATAATCCACTTAAAAGTGTTTTTTGGCCATTGTTTAACTCTAAAATGCAAAACCATTTTTTGCACAACCTTTTTCATAATATTCTTTTTTGGATGTAACTTAAATTTCACAGAAATTCCACAACCAGACAATCAATAACTCTTAACGGTATGCAAAAGCCAGCAATATGAAGGCAAATAGTTATATTTCCTAGTTAAAGAATATCTCTGCAGGAGGCAAAGGaagagggaaaaagaagaaactaAGCCAAATGTGAATGAAAGAAAGCAGCAATTAAAAAGCTATTTTCCTTTAAAATAGTCGAATACCTCTCCAAGAAGGAAAGCATTAGAAGCAAAATTCACATTAACAAACATGGACTTACCTGATTTAGTTCAAGAAAAGAACACAGGAATGGAACTCATATAAACGACAAAGGGGAGAGTGCTCTTCCTTCTCTTGTGACTCTATCAAGTACAGTATAATCAATTAGCTGAGACCAAATTGCCAGTTGAAGATTTCTTTTCCTCATCTTAAGGTAAGTTCTTTCATTTCTCTGCTACTTTATGAACACTGAGAACTACTTTATGTCTCAACATTCATTTTGACGAAAACATAAAAGCACATTTATTATTTCTTGAAAAAGACAGATATAGCGAATAATCATTTTATCACGTTTGTAATGCACTTACCAATAATCATTAGTATCTCTATGGTTACCAGATACAAACAAGTGACCTATAAGCATTTGATAGTGTTGTACCATAATCACAGAAACGCAATGCAAGGTCTTCTTCGAATGGTTAGATCATGTCATGAGAAGCTCAAGGTTACAATTCTACAGAACTCGCAGCTCAAAAGCACAAGTGAGATGAACAAAATATTCGCAAGATTTGGACGTGTCATCTCGCAAAACAAGGAAGCCAATGCCATAATGGTATCACAGTCCACAATGCAGCAAAAAGGGTTAGAGAATACAAAAGTATCTGATGTATTACTGACAAAGGATGGAGAAGAAAGTGGTTCATGGCTTTGTTGTCGGACAAATGACACAGTTTATGATGCTATCAAACAAGTATGTTGCTAAACTTAAACATCAACATAGAAAGTTAACAATGTTTATTTATGTGATAGACATACAAATAACATTGTTCATATGATGATGGTGTCAAATTTGTAGATGGCAGACAATAACATCGGATCTTTGGTGGTTCTAAAGCCAGGAGAGAATCAACTGATAGCTGGAATTATAACAGAAAGAGGTAATTAGCCTTCCAAGTCACATATTCTCCACAGATAGACGAGACTGCAAAACTTTCTATTACACAATTTGTGTAGCAATAAACATTTTGCTCAATTAGATAAAATGTTGAACTTCTTCGTCTATACTTAAAAGAGTTTCTTAAACAAAATTTGtgtaaagggcagcccggtgcacaaagcatcccgcgtTCATGCAGGATCCGGGGAAGAGCCGCACCCTAAGGGGGTGTGATATAGGCAACCTACTTGCATCAGAttctacggctcgaacccgtgacctataagtCACATTGAGACAACTtaaccgttgctccaaggctccccttcttaaccaaaaattgtgtgattttttttTCGAGGGAGCAGACTATCTGCGGAAGGTAATTGTGCAGGATAGATCATCTAAATACACAAGAGTGGGAGATATTATGACCGAGCAGGTACCCTAGATATTGTCTTCTTGGCTTATTTGCTCatctcttttctatttttctgcTCATTATCCCTACCTGTGCAACAGAGCAAGCTCATAACAGTCACATCCGACACAAACATTCTTCAAGCAATGCAACTCATGAGTGGTAAGTATTACTACTTGTTCAACTAATGACAATGGATATGATTTAAGGGAAATGATGGAATGTTTTGTGATTACAGAACATCACGTACGACATGTTCCAGTGATAGACGGAAAGGTGGTAGGCATGATTTCTGTTGCAGATATTGTCAAAGCAGTGGTGGAGCAACAAACTGGAGAAGTGAACCAACTGAATCAATTCATTCGAGGGGATTACTACTGAAAACATATTTAGCAAAGCTACTAATATCAAAATTGCTTGTTGACAAACCACTACTTTCATTTTCTCAGTGTATTTCTTAAAATAACTGGGAACAAGTTCAATCAAACCATTATGAAATATTTACTTTCTTCCTCTTCAATCATCAcaatcaaaatcaaatcaaaataattaaatttgtaattgATCTGGAGGGGTGCGCCAGGCCTGTGCAGTAGTGCAACGCATGGACAACATGCGAGAGCCCAAGTAGCAAGCTACCTTAGTAAATTCTCCCCCTTAAAAAAATTGAGTTAATATCGGGTGGACCAATGACCCACATATCAAATATTAAACTGATAAGAACAAATACTACACTTGATCTTAGCCAAAAGGTCGAGAAAGGTATGCTTAATCACAATGACGGGACTTCGCTTTTATAGCAACTCTCTGTTTTCTACTTATTAGCATCTTCCGATATGGAAACTGCTCCAGCAAAGCTTAAGGTGCTAAACTCTATTTATGATCAAACCAAATTTTATGAACAATTTTATGTTCATATCTGAGACTGAGCGACACATGGATGTAAAATACAAATGGTGGGATTACAAAATAACTAAGGAACAGTTATTAAAGCTATGAATTTTTTTGGATCTTACCGTCAAGCATTTTAATGAGCTTTTGATATCCACATAAGACTAGGCCGTTAAAAGGAGGTGTGCATAGAAACCTCTACAGAAGGCTAATATAACTCATTAACATTAGTTTTGTCGAAATGACTTTGATAATATGGACTAAAATGTCATCAACATAATTTGCCTCAATAAATGTTCTTTTCAAAAAAGGTGCTATATTCTAGAgtattttgtaaaatatttttcatcCCTAATGTCCTCATTAGATTTCTCAAGCTGGTTGCTTCTTATTCTCCACAGCGGTCAAATTTTCTGTCTTGATGCTTTGCGTCTCTGTTCTTGCATTCTtattgacttttttttttaaaaaggtaaCATAGTTGTATATTGATATAAGACTTCACTAAAATTGTGAAGTTACCCATAATTACAAAAAAGGGTACCCGAGCAAAAAGTAGGCACTcctagttcttcttcttcttcttataagGACTCTAATACATCTAAATGGATTCATGATCCTCCAAAAGCCGAcctttacaccaaaaataaaaaagagctaAACATTTCATCTTAATCTTCTGAATGTTGCTAGATTTATCTTCAAAACATCTTTGATTCCTCTCTTCCGAAACTGTCCACCATATGCATGCTGAGACAATCCtccatctctctctttctctagaAGTGTGCCCATTTTACTTCAGCTTGCCAGAATATCAAGGACTCTTCCTGGCATTGCCCATTGAATTCCCCTCAGACTGATGAAGATTCTTAGACTTATGGATTAAGTTCTATCATTAACCGCAAATGAAGTTAAATAGAGATAAGAGAGGGTTGCTAAGATGGTCAGCATCCCACTTACAATATGAGGATTTTAGGTTGAGTCACCAAAGAGTAATAGCTCCAACAAAATGGATCAaaggggaggggaataaaaaaaaaagtcaaacagATCCGAAAGATGTCTTTTATTTCTAACCACCGAAACAAAAATGTCCCTAAAGCATGTCATCCATACATAACATTCCCTACATTATTATTCACCCAATAGTATATAATTTCAATATTATTATTCAGTTCATAAATAATCCTTACTAATAATCTCAACATAACTAGTACATGAACCAAACAACCATAATACATATTCTTATCAAACTTGGGCTTCTTATTTACACCACGAATTAGGCGTGAAAATAGTATGGGcaagccagttttcggactggtaattgaagtcattaaaaaatagtcaatATTTAGCTACAACACGAAaagctccagcataatatactagagattggtgcacctatatatgaacttccagcatattatgctggaactccagtacacggaaagttccaacataatatactggagattggaacaCCTGTaatatgctggaccagtatattatgctggaagttcacatgtaaaaattcgaactccaaaatattatgctggaatatttttcgaattttgaacagtattttcgttcagatttatctctACATGAAAattggctaaatttcgattacttttgaaactgtggctatttttcaactaccacttgtaaatctggctattttttaatttcacccgAACTAGGCACCAGTGAAAGATCTTATGTTTTATGACCACCAACCTGCACATATTGCAATATAAATATCACAAACCAGGATAAGGTCATTAAAGAAAGCAATAACTTCAATAATTTTGACATCTTTTAGGAAGTTATCTTTTATTTCTAACCACTGAATACCAGAATCCAATAATATACCACTAGAAAGCTAGAAAACATTCCTCAAAAAGACATACTGATTCTGCATGTCTCAATTTCCTCTTTGA is a genomic window of Nicotiana tabacum cultivar K326 chromosome 16, ASM71507v2, whole genome shotgun sequence containing:
- the LOC107810337 gene encoding CBS domain-containing protein CBSX3, mitochondrial-like isoform X2; the protein is MKFALWLRNTMQGLLRMVRSCHEKLKVTILQNLQLKSTSEMNKVFARFGRVISFPTMQNKEEANAIMVSQSTMQQKGLENTKVSDVLLTKDGEESGSWLCCRTNDTVYDAIKQMADNNIGSLVVLKPGENQLIAGIITERDYLRKVIVQDRSSKYTRVGDIMTEQSKLITVTSDTNILQAMQLMSEHHVRHVPVIDGKVVGMISVADIVKAVVEQQTGEVNQLNQFIRGDYY
- the LOC107810337 gene encoding CBS domain-containing protein CBSX3, mitochondrial-like isoform X1, whose translation is MQGLLRMVRSCHEKLKVTILQNSQLKSTSEMNKIFARFGRVISQNKEANAIMVSQSTMQQKGLENTKVSDVLLTKDGEESGSWLCCRTNDTVYDAIKQMADNNIGSLVVLKPGENQLIAGIITERDYLRKVIVQDRSSKYTRVGDIMTEQSKLITVTSDTNILQAMQLMSEHHVRHVPVIDGKVVGMISVADIVKAVVEQQTGEVNQLNQFIRGDYY